In Helicobacter mastomyrinus, a single genomic region encodes these proteins:
- the truB gene encoding tRNA pseudouridine(55) synthase TruB (catalyzes isomerization of specific uridines in RNA to pseudouridine; responsible for residues in T loops of many tRNAs), protein MLIAAYKPPFMSSNAYLSSLKKRFHISKAGYLGTLDPFAKGTLVVGFGSYTRLFMYLQKSPKTYRATLWLGAYSRSLDIEHIESVKVINTYPQAHIEGILNGLQGKHTYTPPLFSAKHINGKRAYQLARAGESFSLSQVQMEIYHIKLLSYCHPFVHFEVSVSEGGYVRSIGEMIAQHLGVNGTLSSLERISEGAMAVNQSEGIRILNPLDYLPYAKIKSTSLCAQDVANGKKICLKNTRKGKYIVCFEDFFSIIEVLENSSIKYILNRIEYAHTFTQTRG, encoded by the coding sequence ATGCTTATTGCCGCTTATAAGCCACCATTTATGAGCTCCAATGCTTACCTTTCATCGCTTAAAAAGCGTTTTCATATATCAAAAGCAGGGTATCTTGGCACACTTGATCCTTTTGCAAAAGGCACGCTTGTGGTGGGATTTGGGAGCTATACGCGGCTCTTTATGTATTTGCAGAAATCCCCTAAGACATATAGGGCAACTCTATGGCTTGGGGCGTATTCTAGGAGCTTAGATATAGAGCATATAGAATCTGTAAAGGTTATTAATACCTATCCACAAGCACACATAGAGGGGATTCTAAATGGGTTGCAAGGCAAACATACATATACCCCACCACTTTTTAGCGCAAAGCATATCAATGGCAAAAGAGCCTATCAACTTGCTAGAGCGGGAGAAAGCTTCTCTCTCTCGCAAGTGCAAATGGAGATTTATCATATAAAACTTTTATCCTATTGTCATCCTTTTGTGCATTTTGAGGTAAGCGTGAGTGAGGGAGGGTATGTGCGGAGTATTGGCGAGATGATAGCACAACATTTAGGTGTAAATGGCACATTATCAAGCTTAGAGCGGATCAGTGAGGGTGCGATGGCAGTAAATCAAAGTGAAGGTATAAGAATCTTAAATCCGCTAGATTATCTCCCATACGCAAAGATTAAATCTACATCGCTTTGTGCGCAAGATGTGGCTAATGGGAAAAAGATTTGCTTAAAAAATACACGAAAAGGTAAATATATAGTGTGTTTTGAGGATTTTTTCTCTATAATTGAGGTTTTGGAAAATAGCAGTATCAAATATATTTTAAATAGGATAGAGTATGCTCATACTTTCACGCAAACAAGAGGATAG
- a CDS encoding type II toxin-antitoxin system RelB/DinJ family antitoxin codes for MTSLVQFRMDSNDKELLETMLKDMGLDLGTAFRIFAAKVLKTGEIPFQISTNIDPDTMETEANKRAYKKALKELENGETISHEELKKELGL; via the coding sequence ATGACTTCATTAGTGCAGTTTAGAATGGATAGCAACGATAAAGAGCTTTTGGAAACAATGCTTAAAGATATGGGGCTTGATTTGGGCACGGCTTTTAGAATCTTTGCCGCAAAGGTGCTAAAAACAGGTGAGATACCCTTTCAAATCAGCACAAATATCGACCCTGACACGATGGAAACAGAAGCAAACAAAAGAGCTTATAAAAAGGCTTTAAAAGAGCTAGAAAATGGTGAAACGATAAGCCACGAGGAGCTAAAAAAGGAATTGGGCTTATGA
- a CDS encoding GIY-YIG nuclease family protein produces the protein MCIYFFSKANGTLYTGVTSDLPKRIYEHKNKITKGFSAKYNVDKLGYYEIYDDIKDAIAREKQIKAGSRQKKLDLIESFNPQWEDLYESLL, from the coding sequence ATGTGTATATACTTTTTTTCTAAAGCCAATGGCACACTTTATACAGGTGTAACAAGTGATTTGCCTAAAAGAATTTATGAGCATAAAAACAAAATCACAAAGGGCTTTAGTGCAAAATATAATGTTGATAAATTGGGATATTATGAAATATATGATGATATAAAAGACGCTATTGCAAGAGAAAAGCAAATCAAAGCTGGAAGCAGGCAGAAAAAGCTTGATTTGATAGAGAGTTTCAATCCACAATGGGAGGATTTATATGAAAGTTTATTGTAG
- a CDS encoding 4-(cytidine 5'-diphospho)-2-C-methyl-D-erythritol kinase, translated as MNLIIYPKLNIFLKIIGYKEGFHQLNSRFVQAIGEVYDEMQISSSSRFMLMGDFGCEMQDNLIYKAKCAMEDFLSARGKETKGLQSLKIEVQKVIPKGAGLGGGSGNAGAFLRGVNAFLELGLSDVELIHIAQEVGADVSFFASGVKSANVSGRGECIEPFIESPLKYDIYTPPISCDTAKVYQSYKDSIKSQKCHYSKPTTQWFTLTSKDLLHLSHLREELNDLFLSATFLYPALKDIALDLGEGWYFSGSGSSFFRIRA; from the coding sequence GTGAATCTTATCATCTATCCTAAACTCAATATTTTTCTTAAAATTATTGGATATAAAGAAGGCTTTCATCAGCTCAATTCACGCTTTGTGCAAGCTATCGGAGAAGTCTATGATGAAATGCAGATAAGCTCATCATCTCGCTTTATGCTAATGGGAGATTTTGGCTGTGAAATGCAGGATAATCTCATTTATAAAGCAAAATGTGCAATGGAGGATTTTTTATCCGCACGGGGTAAAGAAACAAAGGGCTTGCAATCACTCAAAATAGAAGTGCAAAAGGTTATCCCCAAAGGTGCGGGGCTTGGCGGTGGCAGTGGCAATGCGGGAGCATTTTTACGAGGGGTAAATGCTTTTTTGGAGCTTGGATTAAGCGATGTAGAGCTAATCCACATAGCACAAGAGGTGGGGGCTGATGTGAGCTTTTTTGCAAGTGGGGTAAAGAGTGCAAATGTGAGTGGTAGGGGCGAATGCATAGAGCCTTTTATAGAATCTCCACTCAAGTATGACATTTACACACCTCCTATTTCTTGTGATACAGCGAAGGTGTATCAAAGCTATAAAGATTCTATAAAATCGCAAAAATGCCATTATAGTAAGCCCACAACGCAATGGTTTACCCTCACAAGTAAGGATTTACTCCATTTATCGCATTTGCGCGAAGAACTCAATGATTTGTTTTTAAGTGCTACTTTCCTCTATCCTGCGCTTAAAGATATTGCTTTAGATTTGGGTGAGGGGTGGTATTTTAGCGGAAGTGGCAGTAGCTTTTTTAGGATAAGGGCTTAA
- a CDS encoding type I restriction endonuclease subunit R — protein sequence MRILCRYCVFDVDRKLLVLRPYQIAATEKILQKIAMSYHHKLYGCRAQSGGYIWHTTGSGKTLTSFKVAQLASGFKEIYKVLFVVDRKDLDYQSIKEYDRFQKGAVDSTKNTKVLSQKLHNDESRIIVTTIQKLARFVQQHKDDKSAVFDKHIVIIFDECHRSQFGEMHGLIKKHFKKYYLFGFTGTPIFAQNANGIETTQSVFGEQLHTYSIIHAIRDKNVLPFRVAYISTIKQKEDIEDKKVYAINKDELLLSNERIQKIVSYILEHFDVQTKRDKIYTSKDNSMKGFNSLFATFSIEAAIAYYKEFKRQNECLEKHKQLKIGLIYSFGANEEARADIDGVGIDEENSDETIGLEKSQRDFLESAISDYNAMFKQSFDASAEKFANYYKDISKRLKEREIDLVIVVNMFLTGFDATTLNTLWVDKNLKYHGLLQAYSRTNRILNAVKTFGNIVCFRDLKEATDKSLMLFGDENAQKMVFLRSFEEYYYGYDENGTYHKCYAELVESLRADFALEHILEKLPLQTQQKAFIELFSHILKSKNILSCFDEFMGKEILTQREWQDYQSHYIDIYTAYKKELEERESVLEVELIKQIEANLEYIIELIRISHKDNRLDRAFSLSIEKSIDSSIELRNKKDLILSFLASLSPQSDVDKALEAFIAQKKQEELEAIITAENLKPTETRAFVRKAFELDSMSEYGTSFSEILPPRDYFSPHTQENHTHIFTRLYTFFESFRGFKISA from the coding sequence TTGCGTATTCTCTGTCGGTATTGCGTGTTTGATGTGGATAGAAAGCTGCTTGTCCTGCGACCTTATCAAATCGCCGCTACGGAGAAAATCTTGCAAAAAATCGCTATGAGCTATCATCATAAGCTTTATGGGTGCAGGGCACAAAGTGGAGGGTATATCTGGCATACCACAGGGAGTGGCAAGACACTTACAAGCTTTAAGGTCGCGCAACTTGCAAGTGGCTTTAAGGAGATTTATAAGGTGCTTTTTGTCGTGGATAGAAAGGACTTAGACTATCAAAGTATAAAAGAATATGATAGATTCCAAAAGGGCGCGGTAGATTCTACCAAAAATACAAAAGTGCTTTCTCAAAAACTCCATAATGATGAGAGCAGAATCATCGTAACGACTATTCAAAAACTCGCAAGATTTGTCCAGCAGCATAAAGATGATAAAAGCGCGGTATTTGATAAGCATATAGTGATTATCTTTGATGAATGCCATCGAAGTCAGTTTGGGGAAATGCACGGGCTTATTAAAAAGCATTTTAAAAAATATTATCTCTTTGGATTCACAGGCACGCCGATTTTTGCTCAAAATGCCAATGGGATTGAGACGACACAAAGTGTTTTTGGAGAGCAGCTCCATACATATAGCATAATCCACGCAATTAGGGATAAGAATGTTCTGCCCTTCCGCGTGGCATACATCTCTACGATAAAGCAAAAAGAGGATATAGAGGATAAAAAGGTATATGCAATCAATAAAGATGAGCTACTGCTATCAAATGAACGGATTCAAAAGATAGTCTCTTATATTTTAGAGCATTTTGATGTGCAAACCAAGCGCGATAAAATCTATACGAGCAAAGATAACTCAATGAAGGGCTTTAACAGCCTTTTTGCGACGTTTTCTATCGAAGCGGCAATTGCGTATTACAAAGAGTTTAAGCGGCAAAATGAATGCTTAGAGAAGCATAAGCAGCTTAAAATCGGGCTTATTTATAGCTTTGGCGCAAATGAAGAGGCACGGGCAGATATTGATGGGGTGGGCATTGATGAAGAAAATAGCGATGAGACAATAGGGCTTGAAAAGAGTCAAAGGGATTTTTTAGAATCTGCCATAAGCGATTATAATGCAATGTTTAAACAAAGCTTTGATGCAAGTGCGGAGAAGTTTGCAAATTATTATAAAGACATCAGCAAAAGGCTCAAAGAGCGGGAGATTGACTTAGTGATTGTGGTTAATATGTTTTTGACAGGCTTTGATGCGACTACGCTCAATACGCTTTGGGTGGATAAGAATCTTAAATATCACGGACTGCTTCAGGCGTATTCTAGGACAAATAGAATCTTAAATGCAGTAAAGACATTTGGGAATATCGTATGTTTCCGTGATCTTAAAGAAGCCACAGATAAGAGCCTTATGCTTTTTGGTGATGAAAATGCGCAAAAAATGGTGTTTTTGCGGAGTTTTGAGGAATATTATTATGGCTATGATGAGAATGGCACATATCATAAGTGTTATGCAGAGCTTGTAGAGAGCTTGAGGGCAGATTTTGCATTAGAGCATATTTTGGAAAAGTTGCCTTTACAGACACAGCAAAAAGCTTTTATAGAGCTTTTTTCACATATTTTAAAAAGTAAAAATATTTTATCTTGCTTTGATGAGTTTATGGGCAAGGAGATTCTCACACAGAGGGAATGGCAGGATTATCAAAGTCATTATATTGATATATACACAGCTTACAAGAAGGAGCTTGAAGAGCGGGAGAGTGTGCTTGAAGTAGAGCTGATCAAGCAAATAGAGGCAAATCTCGAATATATAATCGAGCTTATTCGTATATCGCATAAGGATAATAGGCTTGATAGGGCATTTTCATTAAGTATTGAAAAATCTATCGATTCGAGCATAGAATTAAGAAATAAAAAAGATTTGATATTAAGCTTTCTTGCCTCGCTCTCACCCCAAAGTGATGTGGATAAGGCATTAGAAGCCTTTATCGCACAAAAGAAACAAGAGGAGCTAGAGGCGATTATCACAGCGGAAAATCTAAAGCCCACAGAGACAAGAGCATTTGTGAGAAAAGCTTTTGAGCTAGATTCTATGAGTGAGTATGGCACATCTTTTAGCGAGATTTTGCCCCCAAGAGATTATTTTAGTCCCCACACGCAAGAGAATCATACGCATATTTTTACACGGCTTTATACGTTTTTTGAAAGTTTTAGGGGTTTTAAAATTTCGGCTTAA
- a CDS encoding biopolymer transporter ExbD, with protein MKKIDSLNLIPFIDIMLVLLVIVLTSASFVVRSQIQVDVPRLEETQGQNTQKKETHSITIDKEGHFFLDDKPLSLNELKAQVEQLERDTQVIIRSDRQSDLEFFLEVTTMLRDVGIYDVYVTTEQK; from the coding sequence GTGAAAAAGATAGATTCTCTTAATCTCATTCCTTTTATTGATATTATGCTTGTGTTGCTTGTGATTGTGCTAACAAGTGCATCTTTTGTCGTGCGCTCTCAAATACAAGTTGATGTACCGCGACTTGAGGAGACACAAGGACAAAATACTCAAAAAAAAGAAACCCATTCTATTACTATTGACAAAGAGGGGCACTTTTTTCTTGACGATAAGCCTTTATCTTTAAATGAGCTAAAGGCGCAAGTGGAGCAATTGGAAAGAGATACGCAGGTTATTATCCGTAGTGATAGGCAGAGTGATTTAGAATTTTTCCTTGAGGTTACTACAATGTTGCGTGATGTGGGTATTTATGATGTATATGTTACCACAGAGCAAAAATAG
- a CDS encoding methyltransferase, TIGR04325 family, with amino-acid sequence MKKILKSLLNFCKDIYHYLHFPNAYIAYRGVYTSFEEALECMPKTKGRNKGYIDTPQDILQSWCEMFKKPIALVDTEYPLFFHLDRILAQNPKAKVCDFGGANGRHYFAYTSYNALKPQWEVVELESNVSVGNAMTKELKIENLSFSTNLSPSNILLSSSAFQYVKNIWELLDKFALLSSGGGATHILLTRIPLQSKTHTFITLQNALNQYYLPLYIFNRDEFIGFFTSRGYRLVDEWKDPFDSSMIPFHRDISVYQYSGLCFEKD; translated from the coding sequence ATGAAAAAGATTCTAAAATCTTTATTGAACTTTTGTAAGGATATATATCATTATTTGCATTTTCCTAATGCTTATATTGCTTATCGTGGAGTATATACTAGCTTTGAAGAAGCACTTGAGTGTATGCCTAAGACTAAAGGAAGAAATAAAGGTTATATAGATACACCACAAGATATATTGCAATCTTGGTGTGAAATGTTTAAAAAACCTATTGCTTTAGTAGATACAGAATATCCTCTCTTTTTTCATCTTGATAGAATCTTAGCTCAAAATCCAAAGGCAAAAGTATGTGATTTTGGTGGAGCAAATGGAAGACATTATTTTGCCTATACTTCATATAATGCTCTTAAACCTCAATGGGAGGTAGTAGAGTTAGAATCTAATGTAAGTGTAGGGAATGCGATGACAAAAGAGCTTAAAATAGAGAATCTTAGCTTTAGCACAAATCTTAGTCCATCAAACATACTCCTTAGTTCATCTGCCTTTCAATACGTAAAAAATATTTGGGAGCTACTTGATAAGTTTGCTCTATTAAGCAGCGGGGGGGGGGCTACACACATTTTGCTTACGCGCATTCCCCTTCAAAGTAAAACTCACACTTTCATAACACTTCAAAATGCTCTTAATCAATATTACTTGCCACTCTATATTTTTAATAGAGATGAGTTTATAGGATTCTTTACTTCACGTGGATATAGATTAGTAGATGAATGGAAAGATCCTTTTGATAGTTCTATGATTCCTTTTCATAGGGATATATCTGTATATCAATATAGTGGGTTGTGTTTTGAAAAGGATTAA
- a CDS encoding restriction endonuclease subunit S: protein MNSIEKLIQELCSNGVEFKALWEITHLRAGDRIIKSMMKDNEKYPVYGGGVEPTGYYHEFNFKNAITIARAGSAGSVGWQEKEFWATDVCFVASSRHCEDYRTKQSIKENHKADSMDCHESASADSRNDKISIKFVYYYLKANEYELKQHLYGGSMPKLNKKYLWDFPIPLPPLEIQEKIVEILDSFTELEKELESRKKQYEYYRNTLLSFDELERRTLLSLRGSAKHNKAIYKINVMDCHSPKGLRNDRIPPVIAKEQSECGNPHNEPLVKMVSLGEVCEEVSNIKWKENKDKNFYYVDLNSVNRDNCKIEETQIINHTNAPSRAQQVIKEGDVIFGTTRPTLKRYCYITKNYDEQICSTGFCVFRVNKNEILEKWIFFNLTTNDFYEYVEKYQQGASYPSISDSILKKFQIPLPPLKVQEEIVEILDSFDSLVNDISIGIPAEIKARKAQYGYYREQLLSFKEA, encoded by the coding sequence ATGAATAGCATAGAGAAACTTATACAAGAGCTTTGCTCTAATGGCGTGGAGTTTAAGGCACTTTGGGAGATAACTCATTTAAGGGCAGGAGATAGAATTATAAAATCAATGATGAAAGATAATGAAAAATATCCTGTTTATGGCGGAGGTGTAGAACCCACAGGCTATTACCACGAATTTAATTTTAAAAATGCCATTACTATTGCAAGGGCTGGAAGTGCTGGTTCTGTGGGTTGGCAGGAAAAAGAATTTTGGGCTACTGATGTATGTTTTGTCGCAAGTAGCCGTCATTGCGAGGACTACAGGACGAAGCAATCCATAAAAGAAAATCACAAGGCGGATTCTATGGATTGCCACGAATCTGCTTCCGCAGATTCTCGCAATGACAAAATCTCTATCAAATTTGTTTATTATTATTTAAAAGCAAACGAATATGAACTAAAACAGCATTTATATGGTGGTTCTATGCCAAAACTTAATAAAAAATATTTGTGGGATTTCCCTATTCCCCTGCCGCCCTTAGAGATTCAAGAAAAAATCGTGGAGATTTTAGATAGCTTTACAGAATTAGAGAAAGAATTAGAATCTCGCAAAAAGCAGTATGAATATTATCGTAATACACTTTTAAGCTTTGATGAGCTAGAGAGACGCACTCTCCTCTCATTGCGAGGAAGTGCGAAGCACAACAAAGCAATCTATAAAATCAATGTAATGGATTGCCACAGCCCTAAAGGGCTTCGCAATGACAGAATCCCGCCCGTTATTGCGAAGGAGCAAAGCGAGTGCGGCAATCCACATAATGAACCCCTTGTGAAAATGGTAAGCTTGGGGGAAGTGTGCGAGGAAGTATCTAACATAAAATGGAAAGAAAATAAAGATAAGAATTTTTACTATGTTGATTTAAATTCTGTCAATAGGGATAATTGCAAAATTGAGGAAACACAAATTATTAACCATACTAACGCACCAAGCAGGGCACAACAAGTTATTAAAGAGGGAGATGTGATTTTTGGCACTACAAGACCTACATTAAAAAGATATTGCTACATTACAAAAAACTATGATGAACAAATTTGTAGCACAGGCTTTTGTGTGTTTCGTGTAAATAAAAATGAGATTTTAGAAAAATGGATATTTTTTAACTTAACTACAAATGATTTTTATGAATATGTAGAAAAATATCAGCAAGGGGCAAGTTACCCAAGCATTTCAGATTCTATATTAAAAAAATTTCAAATCCCCCTGCCGCCTTTAAAAGTGCAGGAGGAAATCGTAGAAATTTTAGATAGCTTTGATAGCTTGGTCAATGATATAAGCATAGGAATCCCCGCAGAGATAAAGGCAAGAAAAGCACAATATGGGTATTATAGGGAGCAATTACTTAGCTTTAAGGAGGCATAA
- a CDS encoding PAS domain-containing protein: MSQELYLQDDTLIISKTDLKGCITYGNDDFVYFSEFKEEEFLGKKHNLIRHKDMPRIAFKLLWENIQNGKEFFAFVKNTSRNGRAYWVFANITPSYDKQNNIIGYYSVRRRPSKEGVAFMNDMYAKLSQAESQGGVQASLTLLTNTLQEANISYDELVINLQNTGKTQGYH, encoded by the coding sequence ATGTCGCAAGAACTTTACCTACAAGATGATACCCTCATTATCTCCAAAACAGATTTAAAGGGTTGTATTACGTATGGCAATGATGATTTTGTATATTTTAGCGAGTTCAAAGAAGAAGAATTTTTAGGCAAGAAACATAATCTCATTCGGCATAAAGATATGCCTCGCATTGCTTTTAAACTCTTATGGGAAAATATACAAAATGGCAAAGAATTTTTTGCATTTGTGAAAAATACCTCACGTAATGGACGTGCTTATTGGGTTTTTGCAAATATCACTCCTTCTTATGACAAGCAAAATAATATTATTGGTTATTATTCTGTGCGTCGCCGCCCTAGTAAAGAAGGTGTGGCTTTTATGAACGATATGTATGCTAAACTGTCTCAGGCAGAATCTCAAGGTGGCGTGCAAGCTTCTCTTACGCTGCTTACAAATACTTTGCAAGAAGCCAATATTAGCTATGATGAATTAGTGATTAATCTACAAAATACAGGTAAAACACAAGGGTATCATTAG
- a CDS encoding carbon storage regulator produces the protein MLILSRKQEDSVIIGDDIEIKVISIDKNSVRLGFSAPESCVILRGELKEAITSANKQASQDTDNTTLTQIHTLLNIKKETR, from the coding sequence ATGCTCATACTTTCACGCAAACAAGAGGATAGCGTTATTATCGGCGATGATATAGAAATAAAGGTTATTTCTATTGACAAAAATAGTGTGCGTTTGGGCTTTTCCGCACCAGAATCTTGTGTGATTTTGCGTGGTGAGCTTAAAGAGGCGATTACCTCTGCTAATAAACAAGCCTCACAAGATACTGATAACACTACTCTTACGCAGATTCACACACTCCTTAATATAAAAAAAGAAACGAGATAA
- a CDS encoding type I restriction endonuclease has translation MQSLERIMQDERSTLVAQYTPSKHTNSGYQSEAALEAEFIAILESQGYEYVPIKSEEALIENLKKQLEALNNITFSPSEWQRFFKEVLCRASDGIIEKTTLIQEQEIQVLKRDDGREINIKLLDKNHIYNNRLQVINQYAVEGGRKNRYDVSVLVNGLPLVHIELKRRGVHIKEAFNQISRYGRESFWAGNGLFEFVQIFVISNGTYTKYYANTTRESHLKDKNDIKVQKSGHSFEFTSFWADLKNNPISDLCDFAKTFFLLNIHFCVFSVGIACLMWIESCLSCDLIKSPLRRKSCKKSL, from the coding sequence ATGCAATCACTTGAGCGAATTATGCAAGATGAACGCTCTACACTTGTGGCGCAATACACACCATCAAAGCACACAAATAGCGGCTATCAAAGCGAAGCGGCTTTAGAAGCGGAGTTTATAGCCATCTTAGAATCGCAAGGCTATGAATATGTGCCTATTAAGAGTGAGGAGGCATTGATAGAGAATCTTAAAAAGCAGCTTGAAGCCCTTAATAACATCACTTTTAGCCCGAGTGAATGGCAGAGGTTTTTTAAAGAAGTGCTATGCCGCGCGAGTGATGGGATTATCGAAAAGACGACATTAATACAAGAGCAAGAAATCCAAGTGCTTAAACGCGATGATGGGCGTGAGATTAATATCAAACTGCTTGATAAAAATCATATTTATAATAACCGTCTGCAAGTGATTAATCAATACGCGGTAGAGGGAGGGCGGAAAAATCGCTATGATGTGAGTGTGCTTGTCAATGGACTGCCTTTGGTGCATATCGAGCTAAAACGGCGGGGTGTGCATATCAAAGAGGCGTTTAATCAAATCTCGCGTTATGGCAGGGAGAGCTTTTGGGCGGGGAATGGGTTATTTGAATTTGTGCAGATTTTTGTTATTAGCAATGGCACTTACACAAAGTATTATGCCAATACGACAAGAGAATCTCATCTCAAAGACAAAAATGATATAAAAGTGCAAAAAAGCGGTCATAGCTTTGAATTTACATCATTTTGGGCGGATTTGAAAAATAATCCTATCAGTGATTTATGCGATTTTGCAAAGACATTTTTTTTGCTAAACATACACTTTTGCGTATTCTCTGTCGGTATTGCGTGTTTGATGTGGATAGAAAGCTGCTTGTCCTGCGACCTTATCAAATCGCCGCTACGGAGAAAATCTTGCAAAAAATCGCTATGA
- a CDS encoding type II toxin-antitoxin system RelE family toxin: protein MNFDIKYSRAVKKFLHKHRDLAPKIIDCLEQIAQNPYSNTLDIKKLQHTTNCFRLRIGKYRILYEIRDEEILIYAYDADSRGDVYK, encoded by the coding sequence ATGAATTTTGATATAAAATATAGTAGAGCTGTAAAGAAATTTTTACATAAGCATCGCGATTTAGCTCCTAAAATCATTGATTGCTTAGAGCAAATCGCGCAAAATCCATACTCAAATACCCTTGATATAAAAAAGCTGCAGCATACGACAAATTGCTTTCGCTTGAGGATTGGCAAATATAGAATCCTCTATGAGATAAGAGATGAAGAAATACTCATCTATGCTTATGATGCAGATAGCAGAGGCGATGTGTATAAATGA
- the smpB gene encoding SsrA-binding protein SmpB: METRIIAKNKKAYFDYEILETLESGIVLAGSEVKSIRAGRVNLKDSFVKIVRGEAFLFHAHISFLETTYTYFKPNERAPRKLLLHRKEIDKLFGKVSQQSLSIVPLNIYFNQRNRIKLCIALVRGKKLYDKRQSLKQKTLEREARANMKDYGKKL; the protein is encoded by the coding sequence ATGGAAACGCGCATTATTGCTAAAAACAAAAAGGCATATTTTGATTATGAGATTTTAGAGACATTAGAGAGCGGCATTGTCCTAGCAGGAAGTGAGGTTAAGAGCATTCGCGCAGGGCGGGTAAATCTCAAGGATAGTTTTGTGAAAATCGTGCGGGGGGAGGCGTTTTTATTTCACGCACATATATCTTTTTTAGAGACTACTTATACATATTTTAAACCTAATGAACGTGCCCCACGTAAGCTTTTGCTCCATAGAAAAGAGATTGATAAGCTTTTTGGGAAGGTGAGTCAGCAATCTTTAAGCATTGTTCCATTAAACATTTATTTCAATCAAAGAAATAGAATCAAGCTTTGCATTGCACTTGTGAGAGGAAAGAAGCTCTATGATAAGCGCCAAAGTCTTAAGCAAAAGACGCTAGAGCGTGAGGCAAGGGCAAATATGAAAGATTATGGTAAAAAGTTGTAG
- the exbB gene encoding TonB-system energizer ExbB, which produces MKEVIDYGVLGFLLFLSIVMLGVALERLWAYHKIDVEAFDDKRILELLLHKRLTLIATIGSNAPYIGLLGTVFGIMITFVEIGSNALVDTQSIMVGLSLALKATAAGLLVAIPSIVFYNFLLRKAEVLLSLWEIAHNPPHKSKVSTRYDV; this is translated from the coding sequence ATGAAAGAAGTCATAGATTATGGTGTGCTAGGGTTTTTGCTGTTTTTAAGCATTGTGATGTTGGGCGTGGCATTAGAGCGTTTATGGGCATATCATAAAATAGATGTGGAAGCATTTGATGATAAGCGAATCTTGGAGCTTTTGCTTCATAAGCGTTTGACACTTATTGCGACTATTGGCTCAAATGCGCCATATATCGGGCTTTTAGGGACGGTTTTTGGCATTATGATAACATTTGTAGAAATTGGCTCAAATGCGCTTGTAGATACACAAAGCATTATGGTGGGGCTTTCCCTCGCGCTTAAGGCTACGGCAGCGGGGCTGCTAGTGGCGATACCCTCGATTGTATTTTATAATTTTTTGTTGCGTAAGGCAGAGGTATTGCTTTCACTCTGGGAAATCGCACATAATCCGCCACATAAAAGTAAAGTCTCTACAAGGTATGATGTGTGA